The following are encoded in a window of Odocoileus virginianus isolate 20LAN1187 ecotype Illinois unplaced genomic scaffold, Ovbor_1.2 Unplaced_Scaffold_19, whole genome shotgun sequence genomic DNA:
- the LOC110147729 gene encoding putative olfactory receptor 8G3 — MDPRNHSSVTEFILAGLTEQPQLQLPLFLLFLGIYVVTVVGNLGMITLIGLSSHLKTPMYYFLSNLSLIDLCQSTVITPKMLVNFVTEKNIISYPECMTQLYFFLLFIIAECYMLAEMAYDRYVAICNPLLYNAIMSYYRCFQLTAAVYILCIIQSTFHTCLMLRLYFCKANIINHYFCDVFPLMELSCSSIYFNELLALVCSSFNVLIPALTILISYIYILYKIFHIHSTEGRSKAFSTCSSHILAVAVFYGSAAFMYLQPSSVSPMDQGKVSSVLYTCIVPMLNPLIYSLRNKDVKLALKKILDLGKV, encoded by the coding sequence ATGGACCCTAGAAATCACAGCTCAGTGACTGAGTTCATCCTCGCTGGGCTCACTGAACAGCCACAACTCCAGCTGCcacttttcctcctcttcctagGAATCTATGTGGTCACGGTGGTAGGGAATCTGGGCATGATCACACTGATTGGGCTCAGTTCTCACCTGAAAACCCCCATGTACTATTTCCTCAGCAACTTGTCCCTTATTGATCTCTGTCAGTCCACTGTCATTACCCCCAAAATGCTGGTGAACTTTGtgacagagaaaaatatcatcTCCTATCCTGAATGTATGACTCAgctctatttcttccttctttttattatCGCAGAGTGCTATATGTTGGCTGAAATGGCATATGACCGCTATGTTGCCATCTGTAACCCCTTGCTTTATAATGCCATCATGTCTTATTATAGGTGCTTCCAGCTCACAGCAGCAGTTTATATCTTGTGCATCATTCAATCGACATTCCATACTTGCCTCATGTTGAGACTCTATTTCTGCAAGGCCAATATTATTAACCATTATTTCTGTGATGTTTTTCCACTCATGGAGCTATCCTGTTCTAGCATCTATTTCAACGAGTTATTGGCTCTAGTCTGCAGTTCTTTCAATGTCCTGATTCCTGCCTTGACTATTCTTATCTCCTACATCTACATCCTCTACAAAATCTTCCACATCCACTCCACGGAGGGCAGGTCCAAAGCCTTCAGCACTTGCAGttcccatatcttggctgttgctGTTTTCTATGGATCTGCAGCATTCATGTACCTGCAGCCATCATCTGTGAGCCCCATGGACCAAGGGAAAGTGTCCTCTGTGCTTTATACCTGCATTGTTCCCATGCTGAATCCTTTGATCTACAGTTTGCGGAATAAGGATGTCAAGTTGGCCCTGAAGAAAATTCTGGACCTTGGGAAAGTATAG